In Dehalococcoidia bacterium, one DNA window encodes the following:
- a CDS encoding TIGR04076 family protein codes for MATERQYPKVGFKIMATVKGVKGTCSAGHKPGDEFEISAHNTGGLCGFFYHDIFPYLVMLQFGGQFPPEWGGGDTLTLQCMDRYNEVSLELRRVRE; via the coding sequence ATGGCGACGGAACGGCAGTACCCCAAGGTCGGATTCAAGATCATGGCCACGGTCAAGGGCGTCAAGGGCACGTGCTCCGCCGGACACAAGCCCGGCGACGAGTTCGAGATAAGCGCCCACAACACCGGCGGCCTTTGCGGCTTCTTCTACCACGATATCTTTCCTTATCTCGTCATGCTCCAGTTCGGCGGACAATTCCCGCCCGAATGGGGCGGCGGCGATACCCTCACCCTCCAGTGCATGGACCGCTACAACGAGGTCAGCCTCGAGCTGCGGCGCGTCCGCGAATAG